One window of Marmota flaviventris isolate mMarFla1 chromosome 5, mMarFla1.hap1, whole genome shotgun sequence genomic DNA carries:
- the LOC139705681 gene encoding serum response factor-binding protein 1-like isoform X3: MKELKPDMVTKSALGDDIDFEKICKKPDSTASERAVARLAVHPLLKKKIDVLKAAVQAFKDARQNATKVDSSKNTSEENHYKDTLCSNDDARKLQPEETITSEQKVKEAKIQAKKPTNNSKEKIAKVEHGSKAVNITESLSKPLGEDSVVLCQPEHTPAETKMKTLSQTKIMKGSDSSVDGNSDSEEELHEEEKVYFDDSTEERFYKQSSMSEDSDSGDDFFIGKARRTGRKESSCHSSAKEQKPLQFLPKEETHETHLNVRNDKNKPSTEARKLESVFFHSLSGSKTSRRDYREQAPKSKTTPDFLENKPQTENLFKKNVPKGPTNTKQQLHLPLHPSWEASRRRKEQQSKIAVFQGKKITFDD; the protein is encoded by the exons CCAGATTCTACAGCATCTGAAAGAGCAGTTGCCAGATTAGCAGTACACCCtcttctgaagaaaaaaatagatgtgcTTAAAG ctgctgtccaaGCCTTTAAAGATGCAAGACAAAATGCTACCAAAGTTGACTCATCAAAGAATACTTCAGAAGAAAATCATTATAAAGACACTTTGTGTTCAAATGATGATGCAAGGAAATTACAGCCTGAAGAAACTATCACCAGTGAGcagaaagtgaaagaagccaaaataCAGGCAAAGAAACCAACAaataattcaaaggaaaaaatagccAAGGTAGAACATGGATCCAAAGCAGTAAACATTACAGAATCTCTGTCAAAGCCTTTGGGAGAGGATTCTGTAGTTCTTTGTCAACCTGAGCACACACCtgctgaaacaaaaatgaaaacattaagtcaaacaaaaataatgaagggGTCTGATAGCTCAGTTGATGGTAACAGTGATAGCGAAGAAGAattacatgaagaggaaaagGTGTATTTTGATGACAGCACAGAAGAAAGGTTCTACAAACAGTCTTCCATGTCCGAGGATAGTGATAGCGGTGATGACTTTTTCATTGGGAAAGCCAGGcggacaggaaggaaagaaagtagTTGCCATTCTTCAGCTAAGGAACAAAAACCCCTCCAATTTTTACCCAAGGAAGAGACTCATGAAACCCATTTGAATGtaagaaatgacaaaaacaaGCCAAGTACAGAAGCCAGGAAGTTAGAATCAGTGTTTTTCCATTCTTTGTCTGGATCTAAAACCTCTAGAAG gGATTATAGAGAACAAGCTCCAAAGAGCAAAACCACCCCAG atttTCTGGAAAACAAACCTCAGACTGAGAatctatttaaaaagaatgtaCCAAAAGGACCTACAAATACAAAGCAGCAGTTACACCTGCCTCTTCATCCTTCTTGGGAAGCAAGCAGGAGGCGTAAAGAACAACAGTCTAAAATTGCTgtgtttcaggggaaaaaaattacatttgatgATTGA